One part of the Dyadobacter sp. 676 genome encodes these proteins:
- a CDS encoding amino acid permease gives MPQENTSFKPSLGLVDATMLVAGSMIGSGIFIVSADIVRNTGSVGWLMFVWLITGFMTLTAALSYGELSAMFPKAGGQYIYLKEAYNPLIGFLYGWSFFTVIQTATIAAVAVAFAKFTAYLVPQFSEDLVALDLGFLKISPAQLLSIVVIVLLTFTNTRGVNSGKIIQTTFTLTKLLSLLGLIVFGLFFMKPEVWAANWGEGMWDLHKLDPDGSVASYTTIAAFGAIAASMVGSIFSSDSWNNVTFIAGEIKNPQRNIGLSLALGTIIVTVIYVLTNVMYTGVLSLQEIASSDKDRVAVTASHVIFGNAGTIVIAVMIMISTFGCDNGLIMSGARVYYSMAKDGLFFKKVGQLNKNAVPEIGLWLQCVIASLWALSGKYGNLLDMISFVVVVFYMLTIIGIFILRKKRPDAPRPYKAFGYPFLPIIYIIMGVAFCLLLIIYKPEYTWPGLIIVLLGIPVYYMVARDKGLA, from the coding sequence ATGCCACAAGAAAACACCTCTTTCAAGCCCTCGTTAGGTCTTGTTGACGCCACTATGCTCGTTGCCGGCAGTATGATCGGGTCGGGCATTTTTATTGTAAGCGCCGACATCGTGCGGAATACCGGAAGCGTGGGTTGGCTGATGTTCGTGTGGCTTATCACCGGTTTTATGACGCTTACGGCCGCATTGAGTTACGGCGAACTCAGCGCCATGTTCCCCAAGGCGGGTGGTCAGTATATTTATCTCAAAGAAGCTTATAACCCGTTGATCGGCTTTCTGTACGGTTGGAGCTTTTTCACTGTCATCCAAACGGCCACTATCGCCGCGGTAGCTGTGGCATTTGCGAAATTCACCGCCTATCTCGTTCCACAATTCAGTGAAGATCTGGTCGCGTTGGACCTTGGATTTCTTAAGATAAGTCCGGCGCAGCTACTGTCTATTGTGGTCATCGTGTTGCTGACGTTTACGAATACACGCGGCGTCAATAGCGGCAAAATCATCCAGACCACATTTACATTAACGAAGCTTCTGAGCTTGCTCGGTCTCATTGTTTTCGGGTTATTTTTCATGAAACCGGAAGTGTGGGCCGCCAACTGGGGCGAGGGTATGTGGGATTTGCATAAGCTCGACCCTGACGGAAGTGTTGCCTCCTATACTACCATCGCCGCGTTCGGGGCTATTGCCGCTTCGATGGTAGGGTCTATTTTTAGTTCTGACTCGTGGAATAATGTAACATTCATTGCCGGTGAAATCAAAAATCCGCAGCGCAATATCGGCCTTAGTCTCGCATTAGGGACCATCATTGTGACGGTCATTTACGTGCTCACCAACGTGATGTACACCGGCGTGCTCTCTTTGCAGGAGATCGCCTCCTCCGACAAGGACCGCGTGGCCGTAACTGCTTCCCACGTCATTTTTGGCAATGCCGGAACGATTGTGATCGCCGTAATGATCATGATTTCGACTTTTGGTTGTGACAACGGACTGATCATGTCCGGCGCACGGGTGTACTATTCAATGGCGAAAGATGGGCTGTTTTTCAAAAAAGTGGGACAACTGAATAAGAACGCGGTACCGGAAATCGGTCTTTGGCTGCAATGCGTGATCGCGTCGTTATGGGCGCTGAGTGGAAAATATGGCAACTTGCTGGATATGATTTCCTTTGTAGTGGTGGTATTCTATATGCTTACGATTATTGGCATATTCATTCTCCGCAAAAAACGTCCCGACGCACCGCGGCCTTATAAGGCATTCGGCTACCCGTTTTTGCCGATCATTTACATTATTATGGGCGTTGCATTCTGCCTGCTGCTGATCATCTACAAGCCTGAATACACCTGGCCAGGGCTGATCATCGTGCTCCTTGGAATACCGGTTTATTATATGGTGGCACGTGATAAGGGCTTGGCGTGA
- a CDS encoding FAD-dependent oxidoreductase, producing MNTKKGSSLIIGGGISGLASAYYLLKSGWKVTLLDKGDLFDNCSIGNAGMIVPSHFIPLAAPGMVSKGIKWMFNSRSPFYVKPSLDFSLISWGLKFMKAATEANVERAAPHLRDYHLLSKKLYEDLVRDENLDFGLEEKGILMLYKSDKTGEEEIHVGKQGQQLGLDIDMLSREEVQALEPGIKLDVAGAVHYRCDAHLYPTALVNGLIHSITALGAEIVKNTEVTGFDIQNGGIKRVKTAARTYEGDLVVMTGGSWLPQLAKQAGLSIPVMPGKGYSFMESNSEHPIVHPALLLEARVAVTPMNGQVRFGGTMELAPLNNQINMNRVEGIVHSIPRYYPELNVAVPQKDRIWYGFRPCSPDGLPYLGYSKKLNNLIVAGGHGMMGVSLGPGTGKIVAELADRVKSSVDVTPYDPERYQ from the coding sequence ATGAACACCAAAAAAGGCAGCTCCCTCATCATCGGTGGCGGGATTTCGGGTTTGGCTTCGGCCTATTATTTGCTGAAAAGCGGGTGGAAAGTGACTTTGCTCGATAAGGGCGATTTGTTCGATAATTGTTCTATCGGCAATGCGGGCATGATTGTGCCGAGCCATTTTATTCCGCTCGCCGCCCCGGGGATGGTTTCTAAGGGAATAAAATGGATGTTCAATAGCCGCAGCCCTTTTTATGTGAAGCCTTCGCTCGACTTTTCACTGATTTCATGGGGCTTGAAATTCATGAAAGCCGCCACAGAAGCCAATGTGGAGCGCGCCGCGCCGCATTTGAGGGATTATCATTTATTAAGTAAAAAACTCTACGAAGACCTTGTTCGCGACGAAAACCTGGATTTCGGGCTGGAAGAAAAGGGCATACTGATGCTCTATAAATCCGACAAAACCGGAGAAGAGGAAATCCACGTCGGTAAACAGGGGCAGCAGCTCGGCCTGGACATCGATATGCTCAGCCGCGAGGAAGTTCAGGCATTGGAGCCGGGCATCAAGCTCGATGTGGCCGGGGCCGTGCATTACCGTTGCGATGCGCATTTGTATCCGACGGCATTGGTGAACGGGCTTATCCATAGCATTACCGCGCTCGGCGCAGAAATTGTGAAGAACACCGAAGTGACCGGTTTCGACATTCAGAATGGCGGGATAAAGAGGGTCAAAACGGCTGCCAGAACTTATGAGGGCGACCTGGTAGTGATGACCGGCGGCTCGTGGCTTCCGCAGCTCGCCAAACAGGCTGGCCTTTCCATTCCGGTTATGCCGGGCAAAGGTTATTCCTTTATGGAGTCCAATTCCGAACATCCCATTGTTCATCCCGCGTTGCTCCTCGAAGCCCGTGTAGCTGTAACGCCTATGAACGGACAGGTGCGTTTTGGCGGCACTATGGAACTGGCCCCATTGAACAATCAGATCAACATGAACCGGGTGGAGGGCATTGTCCATTCGATTCCCCGCTATTACCCTGAGCTGAACGTGGCCGTGCCTCAAAAGGACCGCATCTGGTATGGTTTCCGGCCTTGCTCCCCCGACGGCTTGCCTTATCTGGGTTATTCCAAAAAACTGAACAACCTGATCGTCGCCGGAGGGCATGGCATGATGGGGGTCAGTCTGGGACCAGGCACGGGTAAGATTGTAGCTGAATTGGCCGATCGGGTGAAATCGTCGGTGGATGTGACGCCCTACGATCCGGAGCGGTATCAATAA
- a CDS encoding 4-hydroxyproline epimerase: MRKTFFCIDAHTCGNPVRVVAGGGPLLEGNSMMERRLHFLREFDWIRKGLMFEPRGHDMMSGSILYPPIDPANDIGVLYIETSGCLPMCGHGTIGTVTIAIEEGLVTPKVPGKLRLETPAGLVLVEYVQEGRKVKSVKLVNIKSFLAAEKLTVECPDLGTLTVDVSYGGNFYAIVDPQENFKGIENYTADQLISWSRVCRQRMNEQYTFVHPENEHINGLSHFLWTGAPLDPTSTARNAVFYGDKAIDRSPCGTGTSARMAQWHAKGKLKKGDRFVHESIIGSKFIGTVEEETAIGDKPAIIPGIEGWAVITGHNTIFIDDEEDPYAFGFQVL; encoded by the coding sequence ATGCGCAAAACTTTTTTCTGTATCGATGCCCACACCTGCGGGAACCCTGTACGTGTAGTCGCAGGGGGCGGGCCGCTCCTTGAGGGCAACAGTATGATGGAGCGCAGGCTCCATTTTTTGAGAGAATTCGACTGGATCCGCAAAGGCCTGATGTTCGAGCCACGCGGCCACGACATGATGAGCGGTAGCATTCTTTATCCGCCCATCGATCCGGCGAACGACATCGGCGTACTCTATATCGAAACCAGCGGCTGCCTGCCGATGTGCGGGCACGGAACGATCGGTACTGTTACCATCGCCATTGAAGAAGGGCTGGTAACGCCGAAAGTACCGGGAAAGCTACGGCTCGAAACACCCGCCGGTTTGGTACTGGTAGAATATGTACAGGAAGGCCGAAAGGTGAAATCTGTCAAACTGGTCAATATCAAATCATTCCTAGCGGCGGAGAAACTGACGGTCGAATGCCCCGATCTGGGCACACTGACAGTGGATGTTTCTTACGGCGGTAACTTCTACGCCATTGTGGATCCGCAGGAGAATTTCAAAGGCATTGAGAACTACACCGCCGACCAGCTCATCAGTTGGAGCCGGGTGTGCCGCCAGCGGATGAACGAACAATATACATTCGTTCATCCCGAAAACGAGCATATCAACGGTCTCAGCCATTTCCTCTGGACCGGTGCCCCGCTGGACCCCACTTCCACGGCACGTAATGCGGTATTCTACGGCGACAAGGCTATCGACCGCTCCCCGTGCGGTACAGGCACGTCCGCGCGTATGGCGCAATGGCACGCGAAGGGTAAGCTTAAAAAGGGCGACCGTTTCGTGCACGAAAGCATTATCGGTTCCAAATTCATCGGTACCGTGGAAGAAGAAACAGCCATCGGCGACAAGCCGGCCATTATTCCCGGCATCGAAGGCTGGGCCGTCATCACCGGGCACAACACCATCTTCATCGACGACGAAGAGGACCCTTATGCGTTTGGGTTTCAGGTGTTGTGA
- a CDS encoding aldehyde dehydrogenase (NADP(+)), whose amino-acid sequence MKLSDLDLILEKARQAFVAMNAYSLRRRVALMTAIADEIEALGPELIQTAMAESNLPEARLTGEKARTVFQWRSYAEAVEKGYSLDASIDTANPQRAVPKPDIRKTNVGLGPVAVFGASNFPFAFSTAGGDTASAIAAGCPVVVKAHPGHPKTSQIMADAISRGVAKSGFPEGTFAHIFTDTIEEAQALVAHPVIKAVGFTGSNRAGLALVEVANKRKEPIPVFAEMGSINPVFLLPGKLATAGIELAKQYAGSLTLGVGQFCTNPGLLITEDNPALDSFIEALNQEIVNILPAPMLNAGIAIAYRGNREKVIGQTGVELVAVAATEAADGQGAATVATVRGVDFLINDELQTEVFGPFALIVKCRNAEEVLAVTQKLHGQLTATLLATSEDLASHRELVAAIQNKCGRIIFNNFPTGVEVCKSMHHGGPFPSSSNSQFTSVGPDAIKRFTRPLSFQNWPDEFLPDELKNANPLGIWRMVDNEVTREAVRT is encoded by the coding sequence ATGAAATTGTCCGATTTAGACCTTATTCTCGAAAAAGCCCGGCAGGCATTTGTTGCAATGAATGCTTATTCGCTGCGCCGCAGGGTTGCGTTGATGACCGCTATCGCCGATGAGATCGAAGCGCTCGGCCCCGAACTGATCCAGACGGCTATGGCGGAGTCCAACCTGCCCGAAGCCCGTTTAACCGGCGAAAAAGCCCGGACGGTATTCCAATGGAGAAGCTATGCCGAAGCGGTGGAGAAAGGATATTCGCTCGATGCGAGCATCGATACCGCCAACCCGCAACGTGCCGTGCCCAAGCCTGACATCCGAAAAACGAATGTGGGATTAGGACCCGTAGCGGTTTTCGGGGCCAGTAACTTTCCGTTCGCATTTTCGACTGCAGGCGGAGATACGGCCAGCGCTATCGCGGCGGGTTGCCCGGTGGTGGTGAAAGCGCATCCCGGCCATCCGAAGACTTCGCAGATCATGGCCGATGCCATTAGCCGCGGGGTTGCCAAAAGCGGTTTTCCGGAAGGGACATTTGCGCACATTTTCACGGATACCATCGAGGAAGCGCAGGCATTGGTGGCTCATCCGGTGATCAAGGCCGTCGGTTTTACCGGTTCAAATCGTGCGGGACTGGCATTGGTGGAAGTAGCCAATAAGCGTAAGGAGCCTATTCCGGTTTTTGCGGAAATGGGAAGCATTAATCCGGTGTTCCTGCTACCCGGGAAGCTGGCTACGGCGGGAATAGAATTAGCCAAACAATATGCGGGCTCGCTGACGTTGGGTGTGGGACAATTTTGTACGAACCCAGGCCTGTTGATCACGGAAGATAACCCTGCATTAGACAGCTTCATCGAAGCCTTGAACCAGGAAATTGTGAATATCCTTCCCGCACCGATGCTGAATGCGGGCATTGCGATCGCATACCGCGGGAATCGCGAGAAAGTAATAGGCCAAACCGGCGTGGAACTGGTGGCCGTAGCTGCTACCGAGGCGGCCGACGGACAGGGAGCTGCTACCGTGGCAACCGTTCGCGGGGTCGACTTTTTGATTAACGATGAGTTGCAAACCGAAGTTTTCGGTCCCTTTGCGTTGATCGTGAAATGCCGGAACGCGGAGGAGGTGCTGGCGGTGACCCAAAAGCTGCACGGCCAACTGACGGCTACATTGCTGGCGACAAGCGAAGACCTGGCATCGCACCGGGAGTTGGTGGCGGCTATTCAGAACAAATGTGGCCGCATTATTTTCAACAATTTTCCGACAGGCGTCGAGGTGTGTAAATCCATGCACCACGGCGGACCATTCCCGTCGTCGAGCAATAGCCAGTTTACCTCGGTAGGCCCGGATGCGATCAAGCGGTTCACCCGCCCATTGAGCTTCCAGAACTGGCCCGACGAATTTTTACCCGACGAATTGAAAAACGCCAATCCACTGGGAATATGGCGGATGGTGGATAATGAGGTGACGCGGGAAGCTGTGAGGACTTAG
- a CDS encoding dihydrodipicolinate synthase family protein, with the protein MNKEAWSGIFPALVTPFKSDDTIDFELFGKNLEAQVEAGITGAIVGGSLGEASTLTRAEKMELVKYAKKVLPAGLPVVLGIAEQSTAEAVSIAKEAESVGADGLMILPPMRYKADDDETVTWFKTIAGSVSLSIMIYNNPYDYKIEVTLPMFEELAKVPNIHAIKESTRDVSNVTRLFNKFGDRFRVFCGVDTLIMEEVMLGADGVIGGLVDAFPKETVAIFNLVKAGQYKEALAIYRWYLPLLELDIHPKLVQNIKLAAAKMGIGSEYVRAPRLPLHGAEREKVLAIIDQAIATQPELPDYLNLTVDVA; encoded by the coding sequence ATGAACAAAGAAGCATGGTCTGGCATTTTCCCAGCGTTGGTGACGCCATTCAAATCAGATGATACAATTGATTTTGAGCTGTTCGGCAAGAACCTCGAAGCGCAGGTTGAGGCAGGTATAACAGGGGCGATCGTAGGCGGTTCGCTCGGGGAGGCCAGTACACTCACCCGCGCCGAGAAAATGGAACTGGTGAAATATGCTAAGAAGGTACTTCCTGCCGGCCTGCCCGTGGTGCTTGGTATCGCCGAACAATCGACAGCCGAGGCGGTAAGCATCGCGAAAGAAGCTGAAAGCGTAGGCGCCGACGGCCTGATGATTCTTCCGCCGATGCGCTACAAAGCCGACGACGATGAGACTGTGACCTGGTTCAAGACCATCGCCGGAAGCGTATCGCTTTCGATCATGATCTACAACAACCCTTACGATTACAAAATCGAAGTGACCCTGCCGATGTTCGAAGAGCTGGCGAAAGTTCCGAACATCCACGCCATCAAAGAATCGACCCGTGACGTGAGCAATGTAACGCGCCTGTTCAATAAGTTCGGCGACCGTTTCCGTGTGTTCTGTGGCGTCGATACATTAATTATGGAGGAAGTAATGCTGGGTGCCGATGGTGTCATCGGTGGTTTGGTGGACGCATTCCCGAAAGAAACCGTAGCGATTTTTAATCTTGTGAAAGCGGGTCAATACAAAGAAGCGCTGGCGATTTACCGCTGGTACCTGCCATTGCTCGAACTGGACATTCATCCCAAACTGGTACAAAATATCAAACTCGCCGCTGCCAAAATGGGTATCGGTTCGGAATACGTACGCGCACCGCGCCTGCCGCTTCACGGCGCAGAGCGCGAAAAAGTACTCGCGATCATCGACCAGGCCATCGCTACACAGCCCGAATTGCCGGATTATCTGAATTTGACGGTCGACGTGGCATAA
- a CDS encoding DUF3857 domain-containing protein, with protein sequence MQKLKISVRNIISVCLLFPLSVSGQSDFNVDKINPALIKDANAVVRVDELVWEIKSQGEAIQKNRTVVTILNESGEEEHGVLYVRYDKFTKISDISGTLYDASGKQVKKLRNSDIEDFGYGSGGDDISDARMKLASFGKKSYAYPYTIEYVYEARKRNMMMYPWWTPVSDEKSAVELSTYKIKAPAGFKFRYKEYNAAPAVVKSADADGSDLYQWTLKDYAAKKSDDFYPLPEEDRVPHVIVAPSEFEVQDYKGNFNTWADFGKFYHTLNAGRDVLPANTLAEIKNVIKPAKSDREKAELIYKWMQSRSRYVSIQLGIGGWQTIDATTVANTGYGDCKALTNFTLAALRSVGIQCYPALIAAGKEQRMKPDFPSNQFNHAIACALVDKDTLWLECTSQTTRPNYMGSSTGSRYALLVTPDGGKLVSTLNYKPDQNVRNSRVLVKLGETGDGEVDVKVLYTGLQHESRAGVINSGSKEEQKKWLLNHINLPSLDLQRFELTQGQEKDPSVTEKLTLNVRNCATKTGTRLFVKPSLLSRPFELPATGERTTDFYLPISDYNFTDLDTVLYEVPASYKLETTLPAFLIASAFGSYELKTTYENNKLICARKVVMNGGRYGSKDFAAWVDFLKKIRKADRSQVVFVENKL encoded by the coding sequence ATGCAAAAATTAAAAATATCAGTCAGAAATATAATATCCGTGTGCCTGCTGTTCCCCCTAAGTGTTTCCGGACAGTCGGATTTCAATGTGGATAAAATCAATCCTGCATTAATAAAGGATGCGAATGCTGTCGTGCGGGTCGATGAACTGGTTTGGGAAATCAAATCCCAGGGCGAGGCCATTCAGAAAAACAGGACGGTGGTCACCATCCTCAACGAAAGCGGGGAGGAGGAGCACGGGGTGCTGTATGTGCGGTACGACAAGTTCACGAAGATCTCCGATATCAGCGGGACCCTGTACGATGCCAGCGGTAAGCAGGTCAAGAAACTGCGTAATTCGGATATCGAGGATTTTGGCTACGGTTCGGGCGGAGACGACATCAGCGATGCACGCATGAAACTGGCCAGTTTTGGGAAAAAGAGCTATGCTTACCCTTATACGATCGAGTACGTGTATGAGGCGCGCAAGCGCAACATGATGATGTACCCATGGTGGACGCCTGTGTCGGACGAGAAATCGGCCGTGGAGCTTTCAACGTACAAAATCAAAGCTCCTGCCGGTTTTAAGTTCAGATATAAAGAATACAACGCGGCCCCGGCTGTCGTAAAATCTGCCGACGCCGATGGCAGCGACTTGTATCAATGGACCCTAAAAGACTATGCAGCAAAAAAATCCGACGATTTCTATCCGCTTCCCGAAGAAGACCGGGTTCCGCATGTCATAGTAGCCCCTTCGGAGTTCGAGGTTCAGGATTACAAGGGAAACTTCAATACCTGGGCGGATTTCGGGAAGTTTTATCATACGCTGAATGCCGGCAGGGACGTGCTGCCGGCTAATACGCTCGCCGAGATAAAAAACGTGATCAAACCGGCGAAATCTGATCGCGAAAAAGCGGAGCTAATCTACAAATGGATGCAGTCGCGTTCCCGCTACGTGAGCATTCAGCTCGGTATCGGCGGCTGGCAGACCATCGACGCCACAACGGTGGCCAATACCGGCTACGGCGACTGCAAGGCGCTTACCAATTTCACCCTTGCGGCATTGCGGTCGGTTGGTATCCAATGCTATCCCGCATTGATCGCCGCCGGAAAAGAACAACGGATGAAGCCCGATTTCCCTAGCAACCAGTTCAATCATGCCATCGCATGCGCATTGGTGGACAAGGACACACTCTGGCTCGAGTGTACCAGCCAGACTACGCGTCCCAATTACATGGGTTCCTCCACAGGCAGCAGGTACGCGCTGCTTGTGACGCCCGACGGCGGCAAGCTCGTGTCTACATTAAATTACAAACCAGACCAGAATGTGCGGAACAGTCGTGTGCTGGTGAAACTGGGCGAGACCGGAGATGGCGAAGTGGATGTGAAGGTTTTGTACACGGGCTTGCAGCATGAGAGCCGTGCGGGTGTGATCAACAGCGGATCGAAGGAAGAACAAAAGAAGTGGCTTTTAAACCATATTAACCTTCCCAGCCTCGACTTACAGCGCTTCGAACTGACGCAAGGGCAGGAAAAGGACCCGTCGGTTACGGAAAAGCTGACGCTGAACGTTCGCAACTGTGCTACCAAAACAGGTACCCGGCTATTCGTTAAACCGAGCCTGCTGAGCCGGCCGTTCGAACTTCCCGCGACGGGCGAGCGCACAACGGATTTCTACCTTCCCATTTCCGACTACAACTTTACCGATCTTGATACAGTGTTATACGAAGTTCCGGCCAGCTATAAATTGGAAACGACCTTGCCCGCCTTTCTGATCGCTTCCGCATTCGGCAGTTATGAACTGAAAACAACGTACGAGAACAACAAGCTCATTTGCGCGAGGAAAGTGGTAATGAACGGCGGGCGCTACGGATCGAAGGATTTTGCGGCCTGGGTCGATTTCCTGAAAAAGATCCGGAAGGCCGACAGGTCGCAGGTGGTGTTCGTCGAAAACAAGCTTTGA